A stretch of the Lolium perenne isolate Kyuss_39 chromosome 3, Kyuss_2.0, whole genome shotgun sequence genome encodes the following:
- the LOC127338170 gene encoding uncharacterized protein, with amino-acid sequence MEERERRHQEEQMQMQQQLRENMQMQQQMLQQMQQQQQMFQQMFMNQTVLTSPPGSSGPSTSCPPMFPHFIPTPDPAVMALLQQAPSQSPLTPGLTVNNTGIIRSLQQFLGGGEGQGSGGGQGSGEGQGSGDGQGSG; translated from the exons atggaagaaagggaacggaggcaccaagaggagcagatgcagatgcagcagcagcTTAGGGAGAACATGCAGATGCAGCAGCAGATGTTGCAGCAGATGCAACAACAGCAGCAGATGTTCCAGCAGATGTTCATGAACCAGACCGTGCTGACTTCACCACCGGGGAGTAGTGGTCCTAGCACGTCGTGTCCTCCTATGTTCCCACATTTT ATCCCCACGCCCGATCCGGCTGTGATGGCGCTCCTCCAGCAAGCGCCAAGTCAGAGCCCGCTGACACCTGGCTTGACCGTCAACAATACGGGCATCATCCGGAGCCTGCAGCAGTTTCTAG GAGgtggagaaggacaaggaagtggaggtggacaaggaagtggagaaggacaaggaagTGGAGATGGACAAGGAAGTGGTTAA